The Syntrophorhabdaceae bacterium DNA segment CCTTCGGGATATAGATGAGAAAAGAGGAACCGCAATTCTCAGCAGATTCCACTTCGATGTAGCCGCCGTGGGCCTTCACAATATTATAGACAATGAACAGACCAAGTCCCACGCCTTTGTCCTTTGTTGTGAAAAAAGGATTGAAAATGTTTTTCCTCACTTCTTCAGGCATGCCCACACCATTATCACCGATAATGAGTACCGAGAATCTACCGTTCTCTTTTATGTCTACCTTTATTCTTCCCCTGGCCTGCACGGCCTCTATGGCGTTGCTGATCAGGTTCATGATCACAAGCTTCATGAGGTCAGGGTCAAAATAGGCATGCCCCTCGCAGGAAGGATTGAATTCAGTTTCTATCTCGCGGACGCTGATTGAGACGCTCATGAATTCAAGGGTGTCTCGAACAATATCGAGTAACGGGGCCTGCTTCAAGGCGAGCGTCCTGGGCCGTGTATAGGAAAGTATGTTATTGATTACCCTGTCCACGGTCTTGACCCCGAAAAGGATATAGTCGACATACTTTTTTTGGCTCTTCTTGAGTTTTTCCGAGAGGAGCATGGAAAGAAAGAGCTCCATGCTTCCCAGGGGGTTCTTGATCTCGTGCGCGATGCGGGCTGCCATCTCCCCCATGGCCATGAGGCGCTCATCTCGTTCCGTTCTTTCCTTTGCCTTCTCGATTTCCGTCACGTCTTCGATGGCTATAACCTCTTTTCCATCGAAACCATTGGGAAGTTTCTCTTTTTTCCATCGGTAGAATCCTCTTCCGTTTTTCACCTCTCCGGTCTTACGCACGTTATTATTTAAGGTGCTGATCAAGCCTTCGGAGACAAGTTCTTCGGCCTGTTTGTTAACAAACAACACCGATTTCTTGTCCACGACTGCAACACCTACGGGCAGAGAATCGAGAATCGTATAGAGGTACTCGCTCGCCCGCTCAAGGGCCCTGTTCTTCTCTTCGACCTGATCTTTCAACTCTCTTATCTGATTCTCCAGGACCGCATAGTAATTGACGATAGAGTCTGAGGCTTTTGAGAATTCGTTGAAGGCGTTCTCGAGTAATTTCCTATTCGGTATTGGCATGTTTTACAATTTGCAAGAAGTGTACCAGAAGGATAAGGGTGACAACCGAATGGTGATCGTTAAGCGAGAAATATGAATGTTGCTCTTGATTTACCTATTGCCGGGGTGACTCGCAAGGTTCTCATTGATGCTACTGAATGCCTAACCACCGGCTGCTTACTTTCTTTGTTCGTCATTATTTTGACAGAATGGTTCTAATCAATACCGAGACGCTTCATTTTCTCGATAAGGGTGGTCCTGTTGATATTGAGGACCTGAGCAGCCCTGCTTTTTACGCCCTGTGTCTCGCCCAGGGCCTTAATGATCAGGCTCTTTTCGAATTCAGAGACCAGGGTATCGTATCCCTTTTCGATGTTAAGGGATGGGGTATTATCCTGGCGGCCCGATTCCCTGGCGTATAATTTTTCGGGGAGGTCATCGATATCTATGTGGCCCGTCCTTTTCAGCACTACCACCCTCTCAACAATATTCTGAAGTTCTCTGACATTACCCGGATAGTCGTAATCCATAAGAGCAGACATGGCTTCCTCGGAAAAACCCTCTATGGCCGCCGAGTTCATCTTGTTCGACTGTTCCAGAAAATAGTTGAGCAGCAGGGGGACGTCCTGCCTTCTTTCGCGAAGGGGCGATATGTGTATGGGCACAACATTCAACCTGTAGTAAAGGTCCTCTCTGAACTTGCCTTCCCTTACAAGATCATCGAGCACTCTGTTCGTGGCAGCAATAATCCGAACATCCACTTTAATGGTCTTCGATCCCCCGATCCTCTCGAAAGCCCTTTCCTGCAAAACCCTGAGCAGCTTTACCTGGAGATTGAAACTCATGTCCCCTATCTCGTCGAGGAATATTGACCCGCCGTTTGCAAGCTCAAACCTTCCGAACCTCGTATTGACCGCCCCCGTAAACGCGCCTTTTTCGTAACCGAAGAGTTCGCTCTCAAGCAGGGTTTCCGGAATGGCGCCGCAATTGACAACCACAAGCGGGTTGTCTCGTTTCGAAGAATTGTAGTGAATAGCTCTCGCCACAAGCTCCTTACCCACACCGCTTTCGCCTGTCACGAGAACGGTGGCGTTCGTATCGGCCACCTTTTCAATCATCTCGAAGACCTTCTGCATGGCAAAGCTGATGCCAATGATATTTTCAAACTTGTATTTATCCTTGAGGCAACTCCTGAGGATCGTGTTCTCCCGTATAATCTTATTCTCCGCGTAACGCCTGAGTAGATTTGCCTTGAGCGTCAAACCCTTGGGGATCGTATCGCTCTTGAGAAGACTGTAATAATACATAGCCGAATCGACTGTGGTAAGCACCTCTTCAAACTTAAAGGGCTTGAGGATATAATCGAAGGCGCCGCACCTCATGGCGCTTATGGCGCTGTCCATACTCCCGTATCCGGTCATCACGATTCCCAGCGTGTCCAGATACTCCTTCTGAATGAAATTGATAAGCTGCAGCCCGTCTACCTTGGGCATCATCAGGTCGGTAATCAGCACCTGGTAGCCGTTATTCTTGAGCGCTGAGAGCGCCTTTTTGCTGTCTATATACGGATCAACCGTATAACCGTTCACGGTTAAGAATTCGCTGAGCATGCTGAGAATGTTCTCCTCATCCTCAACAACGATTATCTTGCCCTTCTCAGTTCTATTGTCCGCTTTGCTGTCCATTCTGTCCTCGTTGGTCGATAATAATGTTCATTTTCTTGAGCATCTCCCACGCCTGCTCTTTGTCTCTATCCTCCTCTGTCTTTCCATTCTTGTCGGGAGTCTGCGAGGAACCGATCGTATAGGTTGTCTTGTCTTTATCCTTTGTTACTGCTATATCATCCCCGCCCACGGCCTGAGAGAAAGATCCGCATATGATCAGAAAAAGACATATGGAAGAGAGGCATAAACCCCTCCTTATGAACAACCCCACGTTCATCTTCTCATTATATCCTTTTTTCCTTGTTTGAGCAGCAAAAAAAATCTTTCTCGCTCTTATTCTCCGCGTCAGACTTCCCTTATGGCCCGAATGTCCTCACGCAGTAATCTGAGGATGACAAGCCCCGGTAAAGCCGCGAGTGTAGTAATAAGGAAGAAAATGGGCCAGCCCACAGCCTGTACCACAAAACCCGCCGAAGGCGAGATGGCAAAAACACCCCAGGCTGCGAAAGAGGATAGTAGTGCATATTGCGTCGCACTGTAGCTCCTGTTGCAAAGGGCCATGACAAAAGCAACAAAGGCAGCCGAACCCATACCGCCCGCCACATTCTCGAATAGAACCGCCGTGATCATAACAGAGTAGTTCTTTCCTGTCCAGGCAAGGACCATAAAGGAAAGGTTCGATACCATCTGAAGGATGCCAAAGAACATGAGTGATCGATAGAGTCCGAGTCTTACCATAAGGGCGCCGCCAAAAAGGGCCCCGACTATGGTTGCAATAATGCCTATCGCTTTATAGAGGGTACCTACCTCCGTAAGCGTGAAATGAAGCCCTCTTAGCAAGAATGCCGTGGAAAGAGCAGTGGCATACGCGTCCCCCAGTTTATAGAGAATGATGAAGAGTATCAAAACAAGGGCGTGCTTTCTTGTAAAAAAATCTTTCAGAGGCTTATACACAGCCTGTTCCAGCGTTTTGGGGGGAGAGACTTGAGCGTCCGGTTCCCTGCCGAGTAACGTCCCTGATATCCCCACAATCATGAAGATCGCCATACAAAAATACGTATTTTGCCACCCCATCCTGTCTGCCGCTATGAATGCAAGAGGACCTGAAACAAGCATGGCTATGCGGTAGCCGAATATGGATACTGCGGCCCCGGGCTTGCGCTCATTATCATCCACGATATCCGTTCGGTATGCATCCACCACAATGTCCTGAGACGCAGAGACGAAAGCCACGACAATCGCGATAACGGCAAGTGCCAGGGGCATCTTTGCCGGCGAGGCGAGCGCCATGGCAGAGATACTGATGATAAGAAGAAATTGCACGGGTAAAATCCAACCCCGCCTGCGACCGAGCCAGGGTGGCACAAATCGATCCATAAGAGGAGACCAGACGAATTTCAAAAGATACGGAAACCTGACAAGGGAGAAGACCCCGATGGTCCTTATATCAATACCGCTCGTGGTCAACCACGCCTGGAGCGTCCCCAGAACAAGCGGCAACGGAAGGCCCGATCCAAATCCCATCAACACGATCGTCATCATCTTACGGCTCGTGAAAATTTTAAGATAGGGGGAATCGGTGAGGTGTCTTTGAACCAGACGACCCCCGGAAGTCGAGCCTGTTATACCGCCTTTCATACCCTATTCCACGCTCATTAGATTGACAGGAAGGCTCCCCTCAAATGGCTTCTCGCCAGCAAGGCACCGGATAACTGCGCGCTGCGCCTCTTCCGTCGGATCGTAGGCCGCAATGCGCATATCGGCTTGACCAAAATACCTCAAGACATACGGGCTGCCAAACGAGATGACGATTGAATGCTCCGCTTCGCTTGCCGCACGGAAAATCTCTTTCCGTGACTCGGGGTTGATACCCGAACTCCCTTTCCAGGCAGCCACACTGGTGAATATGGCCACAATCAAAGTCTTGCCGGTGTGTGCCGTTTGTCCGAGGCGTGATACTTGCGGGAAATACTTTTTGAAAGGTGACGATTCAAAATTGCTATCGTCACCCGCAAAGATCACCGAAGCTTCCTTGTCCACAGGAATCATCCTGTTCTTTTGTGCCACAAGAGAGACAGCCTTCCCTGTGATCTTTGCAGAAAGCTCCTCATCCTTCTTGTAATCGACCGGTGCTCCCCGCACCCCGGACGGATACCCCTTCACGTCTTCCGGTTTTTGATCCCCGGCGCCTCGTGCGTAGGCGGCTATTCGCTTTTTTGTCCTCGCCACCCTTTCTAACGCCGTCTCTATCTGTTCCTCTCGGAGCGTACCTTGTTTCAGCGCTTCCTCCACATCCCGAACGGTCTCATCCACATCCCCGGGATGCAAAAGAATATCCACGCCGGCGTTAAGACATTGCGCAGCCACGTTATCGAAATCCTTGAGCGCACTCATAGTCAGGGCATCGGTGAGTATAAGCCCGCCAAACCCGAGCTTGTACCGCAAGAGTCCGCTCACGGCGTTGATCGACATGCTGGCCGGCAGACGATCGATAGCGGGGATACTTAAGTGACCCACCATGACGGAGCTCATCCCATCCTTGATGGCCTGCCGATAAGGCATGACATCCACATCAAGCAGTTCCTGATAGGACTTGGCTATGACCGGAAGCGAAATATGCGAATCAACGGTGGTGTCGCCGTGGCCGGGAAAGTGTTTTCCGCAACTTATAAGCCCCCGTGCTTCGAACGCCTTGATGTATTCGCAACCGAACCATTCTACCGTACGGGGATCATCGGAAAAGGCGCGTGTACAAATGATGGGGTTGTCCGGGTTCCTGTTCACATCGAGAGTCGGCGCATAAACCATGTTGATACCGCAGTCTATCGCCTCATCGGCAATGGCCGAAAGAGACTCCCTGAAAAGGTCCACATCATCGCTGTTGTTTTTGTCGATGGCGGCGGCAAAAGCCATCTGAGAAGGGAACGGCGTTGCATCCTCAATCTGTTGTCCCACACCCCGTTCGATATCGGATCCGATGAACAGCGGTACCTCCGCGACCGATTGGATATGGTTGACGAATCCTTTTACCCTATCGCGTTTACCGCCGAAGATGATAAAACCCGAGACGCCCATCCGGACCAATTTCAGGATGTATTCTTCATACTCCCGCGAGCCGATCTTTTCACCGTCGATCCTTGCGATTATGAGCTGATAGATTCTGTCTTTCAATCTTATAATCCGATCCGATCGCTGATGGCCTGCATGGCACTGACGGAAAGAGCGGCAAACTCATCGAGGGGTATACCGATCTTCTCGCATTCCATGACGATGTCGCGATTCACCGAGGCGGCGAAGGCCCTTTCTTTCATCCGTTTGGTCACCGATTTGGGCTTAACGCTCGCCAGTTTCTTATCGGGATAGACGAGAGTGGTGGCGATAATCAATCCAGTGATCGTCTCTCCCGCGGCAAGCGCATGCTGGAAGCGACTAGCTCGTTTTGCGCCGCTCGCCGACTCGTTGTGCATCACGATGGCGTCAACCAGGTCGGCGTCATAGCCTTTTTCTCTGAGGATTTTTCCCGCTTCGAGACCGTGCCGCGCCAAGTCCGTATCGACAAGCTCAATATCCAGGTCATGGAGGAGGCCCGCCATACCCCATTTTTCCTGGTCCTCACCGAGCCTTGTGGCAATGGCCCTCAATACCGCTTCCGAGGCATAACAATGGTACAGCATACGTTCATTTTTTACATATTCGTGAAGAAGCGTGAGTGCCTCGTCACGGGTTAAGACCATACCTACACCTCCCCAGTTCCATTAAGGCGAGAAACATCTTAAGAATCTGTTTCGATGTATATATTACCCGACATGACGTGGAAATACCACAGGAAATACAGATATGGATATTTCGGTAATCCGATTGTTTTGGACGACGTTATGCCCGATTCATCCTTTCGGGCATAACGCAGTTGTCTTCAAAATCCCTATTTCCGAACGCAAATCGGAAATGGGTTCTGTTTCATGCTGTACTGGACATCAGGATCCTCTGTTATCTCCATTTTCAAAATAGGAAATTTTGTGATGTCGAAATCCTGAGCAGCGCAGATCGGAACGTTCTTCGTATTGAGAAACCAGTCACCTGCTTTTGGTTTCCTTACTTCTCCCGTAATAGTAAATCTTACTTCTCGTACCATAATTTCCTCCTTTCATACCCTCTTATACCCGGTCGCATAGTTTACCTGGCCGGACATACCCACCATAGGAGCGTCCTTAACCTTGTTACAACTCAACTGCTTCTCTTACCACCTCCCTGGAAATGGAATAACATGTGCAGTCTTTTCGCCTCCTCATGTGTCGCCTTCGGAGTCGATGCTGCGTCAAGCTTCAAATTCCACCTCATACGTGTACTTATACTCTATGAAACCGCAATAATAAATGACTGAAGTCACACTTGAGAAAAAAAAGAGGGCCTCTTCACAGAGGCCCTCCCAAAATAAAGCTCTATGCTTAGGAGTTGAGTATCTTCTTCGCCCTTTCGTCCATTACATCGGTGAGAAAGGGGATACCCGTTTCTGCTTCGGTTTCCCTGTTTGCCGAGAAGATGTCTTCGCGCGCTATATCTTTGAGGCCGAATTTTCTGGCCCCTGCCATCAACTGCTGCAGCCCCGCGGTAAGTTTATCGGCCAGGGTCCACATGGCAACAGCACCGTAAGGCATACTCTGCATCTGTTTGGCGCCAACCTTTTTCTTCACATCGTAGTACCCCGCAAAGATCTCTTCTGCCGAAGAACCAAGCTCCTTTACGGACGGCGCCAGATCATCCCAGTTGCCGTTCACTTTTGACCTGTTGGCGGGCTTCAGCACTCCCTCTATGTTTGACCCGACAAAGCCGGGGATCATGGCTGCCCTGCCCATGCATATCATCTTTACAAAGGGGGCTCCGAGAGCCAGGGCTTTAAATATATGGTCCTCCCTTGCAAGACTGCCGGCAAAGGCCATATCCACTACCGTGTTTCCCTTCGCGGCAAGTATGGATGCATATTCGTGGCTTTTAGCGTGGAGTAATACCGAGGGCACGCCCCATGTCTCCATCATGTTCCACGGGCTCATGCCGGTACCTCCGCCGGAGCCGTCAATGGTAAGAAGGTCGAGTTTTGCATCAGTGGCATATTTGATCGACATGGCAAGGGCCTCCATGCCGTAGGAGCCGGTCTTAAGAGAAATCCTCCTGTATCCAATCTTGCGGAGATGATTTACCGATTTCATAAACGCATCCTGTACCCTCTCCGGCGAGGAAAGATCCGTATAGCCGAGCCGGCTGTGACGGGCAAACGATTTGATCGCCCCGTGTTTGAATGCCTCCTGTACCTCCGGCACCGTCGGGTCGGGATCTACCACGTATCCCCTCCTTTTTAAAAAAAGTGCGTAGTCCAGGTTATCTACCTGAATTTCACCGCCTATGTCTTTAGCACCCTGGCCCCATTTGAGTTCAATGATGACCTTGTCTCCGTATTTGTCAATCACATATTGGGCCACACCGTTTCTCGTGTCCTCAACATTCATCTGAACAATGATCGCCCCGTAACCGTCGAAGTAGCGGAGAAACGTGTCGATTCTCCTGTCGAGTTCCGGTGCTTTCTCAATTTTGCCATTTCTGATCACCGCCTGTCTGTCGATGCCCACAACATTTTCGCCCACAACAATGGGGATACCCACAAGCGCTGCCCCGGTGGCAAAAGAGTCCCAGTATTTGGCGGCAATAAAGGTTGAACCCAATGCGCCCGTCATAACAGGGATCCGGCTTCTCGTCTTTATCTTGCTGCCGAATTCCGATTCGGTATCCACGTTCGGAAAGATACAGTCGTCTGCTGTGCTCTTGAGACCCCTTGGAAGTCCGCTCACGCCGTAGTTATAACCTTGAATCCTGAGCGCGTTGTAGTTCACACCCATATGGGTGGTATTGGAACTTCCGGCAGTCACAGAACCAAAATCCCTCGGATAGAGTATCTTTCTGCCCTTCAGACTCGAAAGCCAGGTCTCGCATTTTCCCTTACAGTCGGCTCGGCAGAGTGTGCACAAGCCCGATTCCGCCGGGTTTCCACGATTGACCGTCCCGATAGCATCGTTTGCTTTTGGCCATTCAATCATATTAACCTCCCTCTTTTGTAATGGAATGTGTTTGCCACTTATTCGGCATTCATTTACCGAACACGTTCCCTGATACTATCAGGATATTGACGGGGCGTCAACCCATATTTACAGCATTAGTATTGATTACTATGTCACACATCTATCTTCGTCAGTCTACCCTTCTGCGACTCAATTAACGGTATTATTGCCGATCTATGTCAAACAATCATGCCTTACAGGTGAGCCGTTTCGCTCTTTCTGTGAAACCGGCTGTATTGACTTTTCACATCCGAACGACTAATATCTAACGGATAGACGCACATTGACCTGCATAAGAGGAGTTAAGGCTCAAGACCTTACAGATCGCGGCTAAAGCTGCTCAACATCCGCGTGATTGTATAATCGATATACTATGGAACGAAGAAACAAAAAGGACTTACTGATTCTCGGGGTTTTGAAGAATTCGGACAGGCGTCTTACCGGTTCGAAGATTGCCAAGGAGCTTGAGGAACTCGGTCATGACGTGAGTGAAAGGACCGTGAGGCTCTACCTCCAGCGCATGGGCCAGGACGGCCTGGCTAAAGGCGACGGCAGGCGCGGTCACCGCATTACGGAAAAAGGGTTGAGCGAGCTCGATGCGGCGAAGATCATCGAGCGGGTCGGCTTTCTCTCGGCCAAGATAGACCGGATGACCTATCAGATGAGCTTCGATCTGAATACGACGGCCGGCTCTGTGGTCATCAATGTAACAATTGTTGATCCAAAGCAGTTCGCGAAATACATTCCTCTTATAGGCAAGGTCTACGCCGATGGATATGCCATGGGACACCTCATGACATTCCTGAGCCCGGGCGAAACCCTGGGTCATATCACGATACCTGAAGGAATGATAGGAATCGGCACGGTCTGTTCCATCACGCTCAACGGGGTCCTTCTGAAACATGGTATACCCACGGTCTCACGATTCGGAGGGCTTCTCGAGTTAAAGGACAAAAAACCCGTACGTTTTGTAGAAGTCATTATGTATGAAGGAACAAGTATCGATCCACTCGAAGTCTTCATCAGAAGTGGCATGACAGACTATCTTGGTGCTATTAGGACGGGGAGCGGCAAGATTGGGGCGAGCTTCAGGGAATTTCCGGCAGAAAGCCGTAATCTCGTCGAACATCTTGCAGACCGGATGAAGCGGATCGGCCTCGGGGGACTCGTCAGAATCGGTAAGCCTGGCCAATCACTCCTCGACATCCCTGTAAATGAAGGAAGGGTAGGCGCCATCGTCATAGGCGGGCTCAATCCTGTCTCCATCCTTGAAGAAGCCGGTACACGGGCGTACTCCAGGGCGCTCGCCGGCCTCATCGACTTCAGCCGCCTCTTCCGGTACACGGAAATGAAAAGTCAGATCAAGGAATACCTGTAGAAATTGCTGTTACTGGTGACTCGATGCGATCAGACGTTAAGCTCACCGCTCATGACGGTCACCGCCCCGCCTGCAAGATAGACCCTGTCGTCAGAGAGACGTACACGCACCACGCCCCCGCGTAAAGATGCCTGGTAAGCTACTAGGGTTGTTTTATTCAGTCTTCGCGCCCAGTAAGGCCCCAGGGCACAATGCGCAGATCCCGTGACCGGGTCTTCATTGATGCCGACCGCCGGACAGAAGAATCGCGACACGAAATCGAATTTGGCGGAGTCAGAGCCCGCCGTGACAATTACACCGCGCACGGGTATGCTGCTCAAGGCGACAAAATCGGGACTGAGGCCTCTCACCATCTCATCGGAGGCGACCTCAACAAAGTAGTCGAACTGGGTTTTGCCCACATAGAGCGCCCGGACACCGAGGGCCGCTTCGAGCCCCTCCGGAATGGGTGCCTCTTCTTCCGGCGTGGCAGGGAAGTTCAATTCGATGAGACCGTCGGTCATGGATGCTCTCAACACTCCGCTTTTCGTATAGAAATTGATCGTCGCATCACGGGGCGCTCCACTCGTCGCAAAGAGAACATGGGCGCTCGCGAGCGTGGCATGCCCGCAGAGTTCCACCTCCACCCTGGGCGTGAACCACCTGAGATTGTAACCATCCCCCTGTCTCAAGAGAAAGGCCGTCTCGGACAGATTCGCCTCGGCGGCAACGTTCTGCATCCACGAATCAACCTTGGGGTGCTCGAGTAGGCATACCGCCGCAGGGTTACCCGCGAAAGGCCGCTCTGTAAACGCGTCTACGTAGAATATCCTCATAATCGATCCTCACGGTATAGTCTGCTTTTTTTAAACCGGACTTGTCAATGTCTAATTATATCAGGGCTTGACATTTAACGACCGCAAGTGGTCTATTTAGTGAGAAAAAACGGCACATGCAGTAGTGGGCCCGCAAATTCCTTTTGAATACGTAAGATCGTAATGATGCGTCTAAATCTGTTCATAAGGCAAAAGCGTCTGTACTCTGTCTCTTTAAGAAGTGCGAGAGGTGTAGCAAAAACGGTGCGGTTCGTTCTTGCGATCGCCGTATTTTTGCTCGTCTTCACCCCGATGGCCAAAGCGGATATTTTGAGTTCCTCGAATGACGAAATCCTCAAAGAACTACTCGATGCCTATGCCCTCCACGAGAACAATTACTGGTCCTTAGTAAACAGAAACAAGGAAGACATCGACGCATCGATCATCGAGAGGATCATTGGTGCGGGTATGAAGAACAGAGATGATAAGCTTATCGCCCTCGGTCTTCAAACGGCCAGGATAAAAGACGATCAAAAGACGCTCGCAGATGAATCATTGAGAGTTGCCGACTATTATCTCTTAACGTCCAACAACCAGGAGGCGCTCAAGCTCTATGATGGAGCCATCGCCGTGTTCAGGGCGATCGGTGACTCAATCGGCCAGGCAAAGGCGTACGAAGGCACCGGCGATATTGCGCTTACGAGCAGCAATAACGAAGAGGCTGCTCTTATGTACAATAAGGCCCTCGACCTTTATATGTATGCCGACTCTTTTGCCGGTCAGGGCAGCGTATATCGTAAACTGGGCGACATTTCTTTGTATACGGGCGACAATCAGAAGGCCGATTCCCTGTATCGGAGGGCCACAGGTCTTTCTTTCAAACAGGAGGACCTCTCGGTTGAGGGCGCCTTGTATCGCGGCATAGGAGACATGTCTTTTAGAAAAAGAGATTATAAGAATGCTTTAACCGCGTACAACAAGGCGTTTATCTACTACTCACATGCGCAGGATACTTTGGGGCAAGCTGACATTTACCGCTCGCTCGGCGAGATTGAGATAGAAGGCGGCGATACGGAAAAGGCCAAAAGCCTCTTCGACAAAGCGCTTCCCGCTTACCTCGATGCAAATTACTTGATCGGTCAGGGTAATATCCAAATGGACCTGGCACAAGTGAGCGCCCGCAAACTCGACAACGTAGAGGCCCTGGGATTTTGTGAAAAGGCGCTTTCTTTCTATACCAGGGCACAGTATCCTCGGGGTGTGGCCCGGGCCGTAACGCGAATG contains these protein-coding regions:
- a CDS encoding ATP-binding protein, coding for MPIPNRKLLENAFNEFSKASDSIVNYYAVLENQIRELKDQVEEKNRALERASEYLYTILDSLPVGVAVVDKKSVLFVNKQAEELVSEGLISTLNNNVRKTGEVKNGRGFYRWKKEKLPNGFDGKEVIAIEDVTEIEKAKERTERDERLMAMGEMAARIAHEIKNPLGSMELFLSMLLSEKLKKSQKKYVDYILFGVKTVDRVINNILSYTRPRTLALKQAPLLDIVRDTLEFMSVSISVREIETEFNPSCEGHAYFDPDLMKLVIMNLISNAIEAVQARGRIKVDIKENGRFSVLIIGDNGVGMPEEVRKNIFNPFFTTKDKGVGLGLFIVYNIVKAHGGYIEVESAENCGSSFLIYIPKERLSIV
- a CDS encoding sigma-54 dependent transcriptional regulator — protein: MDSKADNRTEKGKIIVVEDEENILSMLSEFLTVNGYTVDPYIDSKKALSALKNNGYQVLITDLMMPKVDGLQLINFIQKEYLDTLGIVMTGYGSMDSAISAMRCGAFDYILKPFKFEEVLTTVDSAMYYYSLLKSDTIPKGLTLKANLLRRYAENKIIRENTILRSCLKDKYKFENIIGISFAMQKVFEMIEKVADTNATVLVTGESGVGKELVARAIHYNSSKRDNPLVVVNCGAIPETLLESELFGYEKGAFTGAVNTRFGRFELANGGSIFLDEIGDMSFNLQVKLLRVLQERAFERIGGSKTIKVDVRIIAATNRVLDDLVREGKFREDLYYRLNVVPIHISPLRERRQDVPLLLNYFLEQSNKMNSAAIEGFSEEAMSALMDYDYPGNVRELQNIVERVVVLKRTGHIDIDDLPEKLYARESGRQDNTPSLNIEKGYDTLVSEFEKSLIIKALGETQGVKSRAAQVLNINRTTLIEKMKRLGID
- a CDS encoding MFS transporter, whose amino-acid sequence is MMTIVLMGFGSGLPLPLVLGTLQAWLTTSGIDIRTIGVFSLVRFPYLLKFVWSPLMDRFVPPWLGRRRGWILPVQFLLIISISAMALASPAKMPLALAVIAIVVAFVSASQDIVVDAYRTDIVDDNERKPGAAVSIFGYRIAMLVSGPLAFIAADRMGWQNTYFCMAIFMIVGISGTLLGREPDAQVSPPKTLEQAVYKPLKDFFTRKHALVLILFIILYKLGDAYATALSTAFLLRGLHFTLTEVGTLYKAIGIIATIVGALFGGALMVRLGLYRSLMFFGILQMVSNLSFMVLAWTGKNYSVMITAVLFENVAGGMGSAAFVAFVMALCNRSYSATQYALLSSFAAWGVFAISPSAGFVVQAVGWPIFFLITTLAALPGLVILRLLREDIRAIREV
- a CDS encoding glycoside hydrolase family 3 N-terminal domain-containing protein, producing the protein MKDRIYQLIIARIDGEKIGSREYEEYILKLVRMGVSGFIIFGGKRDRVKGFVNHIQSVAEVPLFIGSDIERGVGQQIEDATPFPSQMAFAAAIDKNNSDDVDLFRESLSAIADEAIDCGINMVYAPTLDVNRNPDNPIICTRAFSDDPRTVEWFGCEYIKAFEARGLISCGKHFPGHGDTTVDSHISLPVIAKSYQELLDVDVMPYRQAIKDGMSSVMVGHLSIPAIDRLPASMSINAVSGLLRYKLGFGGLILTDALTMSALKDFDNVAAQCLNAGVDILLHPGDVDETVRDVEEALKQGTLREEQIETALERVARTKKRIAAYARGAGDQKPEDVKGYPSGVRGAPVDYKKDEELSAKITGKAVSLVAQKNRMIPVDKEASVIFAGDDSNFESSPFKKYFPQVSRLGQTAHTGKTLIVAIFTSVAAWKGSSGINPESRKEIFRAASEAEHSIVISFGSPYVLRYFGQADMRIAAYDPTEEAQRAVIRCLAGEKPFEGSLPVNLMSVE
- a CDS encoding HD domain-containing protein; this translates as MVLTRDEALTLLHEYVKNERMLYHCYASEAVLRAIATRLGEDQEKWGMAGLLHDLDIELVDTDLARHGLEAGKILREKGYDADLVDAIVMHNESASGAKRASRFQHALAAGETITGLIIATTLVYPDKKLASVKPKSVTKRMKERAFAASVNRDIVMECEKIGIPLDEFAALSVSAMQAISDRIGL
- a CDS encoding glutamate synthase-related protein — encoded protein: MIEWPKANDAIGTVNRGNPAESGLCTLCRADCKGKCETWLSSLKGRKILYPRDFGSVTAGSSNTTHMGVNYNALRIQGYNYGVSGLPRGLKSTADDCIFPNVDTESEFGSKIKTRSRIPVMTGALGSTFIAAKYWDSFATGAALVGIPIVVGENVVGIDRQAVIRNGKIEKAPELDRRIDTFLRYFDGYGAIIVQMNVEDTRNGVAQYVIDKYGDKVIIELKWGQGAKDIGGEIQVDNLDYALFLKRRGYVVDPDPTVPEVQEAFKHGAIKSFARHSRLGYTDLSSPERVQDAFMKSVNHLRKIGYRRISLKTGSYGMEALAMSIKYATDAKLDLLTIDGSGGGTGMSPWNMMETWGVPSVLLHAKSHEYASILAAKGNTVVDMAFAGSLAREDHIFKALALGAPFVKMICMGRAAMIPGFVGSNIEGVLKPANRSKVNGNWDDLAPSVKELGSSAEEIFAGYYDVKKKVGAKQMQSMPYGAVAMWTLADKLTAGLQQLMAGARKFGLKDIAREDIFSANRETEAETGIPFLTDVMDERAKKILNS
- a CDS encoding NrpR regulatory domain-containing protein is translated as MERRNKKDLLILGVLKNSDRRLTGSKIAKELEELGHDVSERTVRLYLQRMGQDGLAKGDGRRGHRITEKGLSELDAAKIIERVGFLSAKIDRMTYQMSFDLNTTAGSVVINVTIVDPKQFAKYIPLIGKVYADGYAMGHLMTFLSPGETLGHITIPEGMIGIGTVCSITLNGVLLKHGIPTVSRFGGLLELKDKKPVRFVEVIMYEGTSIDPLEVFIRSGMTDYLGAIRTGSGKIGASFREFPAESRNLVEHLADRMKRIGLGGLVRIGKPGQSLLDIPVNEGRVGAIVIGGLNPVSILEEAGTRAYSRALAGLIDFSRLFRYTEMKSQIKEYL
- a CDS encoding PhzF family phenazine biosynthesis protein, with protein sequence MRIFYVDAFTERPFAGNPAAVCLLEHPKVDSWMQNVAAEANLSETAFLLRQGDGYNLRWFTPRVEVELCGHATLASAHVLFATSGAPRDATINFYTKSGVLRASMTDGLIELNFPATPEEEAPIPEGLEAALGVRALYVGKTQFDYFVEVASDEMVRGLSPDFVALSSIPVRGVIVTAGSDSAKFDFVSRFFCPAVGINEDPVTGSAHCALGPYWARRLNKTTLVAYQASLRGGVVRVRLSDDRVYLAGGAVTVMSGELNV